tTAATAGATTTTTCGATACTTGTATATGTTAAAAAGCCACTTGGCTCCTTAATTGCAAGGAACAATTCCTCGTTACCTACCTGCAAATAACAACAAATACTGAATTgacttaaaatataaaaacaaaagtatccACAAACATGTCAATTGTGATTTAtcaatacttaaaaacacaaaaacaaaagtttctGCACATATGTTAAATTGTGCTTTAGCAAAATGTTATATACAATGGTTTCATCTAGAACATTAAAATCTAGTTGTTAATTTGAGCATACGTTGATGCATAGTAGAAAAACTCGTCTTAAAGTTGTTTTTGTCACTAAACCAACAGAGAGGTGATAGAGAAGTATGCTCAAGCAGTGTGCGAGCAGATTGTGGACATAGGGCAGAAGTTGGCAGAGAGTCTAGGGTTGGCTGATAGTGATTATCTCAAGGGGTGGCCCTGCCAGTTCAGGATAAACAAGTACACCTTCACTTCTGAATCAGTTGGATCCCTTGGCTTACGATCACATACAGACTCAGGATTTCTAACCATTCTTCAGGACGATGAAATTGTCGGTGGCTTGGAAGTAATGGACAAATCCGGCGCCTTTGTAGCCGTTGATCCTTGCCCAGGCACTCTCGTTGTTAATCTCGGGGATGTCGCTCATGTAATATATTGTCTGTTTAGCGTCCCTCAAATTCTCCAAGTTTGTAACATGTTTCATTTGTGCATATTTCCTTATGTTGTTAATATTTTATGTCAAGGCATGGAGCAATGGAAGGTTGTGCAATGTGAAGCACAGAGTACAATTCCGGGAGGCAAGAATTCGAGTTTCGATCTCTTCATTCCAACGTGGACCGGATGAGGAAGCGGGAGTGGAAGCTCCTCCAGAATTGGTGGATTCCGAGCACCCTCGACTTTACGTTCCCTTTACTTATGAAGATTACAGAAAGCTAAGACTCTCCGCAAACCTGCATGCTGGTGAAGCCCTTCCACTCGTACGCAACCTCTCGTAAAGAGTAGTTTGGTATTCTTGTGTTTTTTAAATAAACCGTTGTgagaataaataattataaagtaaagtaataaagtgtttggtaaattttaatTGTAAAATGGCTTATAGCAACAAAacagtgtttgataaacttttatgtaataCGGCTGTGAAAGTATAAAATGATCAAAATGGGTATGTGATAATGTGATATTATcaaatttatgtttattttcttctattttcaTATTTATCTTTAATGTTTATTTTTGAGTAAATTACACTAAACTACCTTAATTATAAATtgtaccaaaattttaaattacacaaaattacTTTAATTATATATTGAACCACAATCTCATATTTTAAAATTGTAATGTCATACATCATCCTACCAATTCGTGACAATACTAAAGTCTCTGTTAGCTTTTCTGTTAAATAGTTATGTGGTAAGCTCGGGACTCACTTCTCAGCCAATTAGATTAAAACATTAATTAagtattaataaattaaaaaaatttaactatttaaaaattaaaaaaaatcagaaaattcaattaaacatgCAGTTGGTAGAGATTCATTGTCTCTGTCTGTACCATCATCTTCTTCACTTCATCTGGTACATGACAAATTAAAGGTATTGGCTTATGGCTCATTTTCTCCGCACCAGCCACCGCTCACCGCCCACCCCCATCGCCCACTTCTATTACTAGATCTCCGATTTCTCTCTTcctttactaaaaaaattaggaatttGAGATTGGCCACTCAAAACCACAAAGCAGCAACCTGGCAGTGTTCAACAAAGAAGCAGGCTCCTCCTTCAACAAAGAAGCAGCCATGACGTTGATCTGGTTCTGGAGATTGACGGCGATGAAATATGTCGGGTACGTGGTGTTGGCGTGAATGCCGCGGCGGCGGCGGGGATCAAGAATTGGGGTTTCTCGGCGGCGGAGAAGGACTCGACGTTTTCTTGGCGGGTGAGGGCGTGGTTGCAGAGGACAAGGTTGGTGAAGCCTAGGCCTTGTAGTTTGTGGACGATGGCGGAGGAGGGGTGTCGGAGGAGGCGCGGTGTTGTGGTTTCAGTGGTGAAGGAAGGAAAGGGGGGCGGATAGAGGGGAAGAAGGGTGAGGATGGGTGGTTTGGCTGGGGTGGGCCCACTCCTCTTGATTTAACTTGTTTTGGTATAGaagttacttttttttttaatttatttttttattttagaaaaaTATGAATTGCACTATCAATTAATAGTCAATTTAACAGACTAATTAACAGAAGTTTGACATTGtcacaaatttaaaaattgagATATGACATTGCAATTGAGATTGGGTGCGATCCATAATTTAGGTAGTTTTGAGTAAATTATCCACAAGTCTAACTTGAAATAATAATGGAGGTTTTGAACATTAGTCCttgtaaaatattaaaattttaaaaaaaccttgcaaaagaGTAAATTACCAACAAGACGCTTATGCTTGTAAACGTTTCTCCTGCTGAATCAAATGTGGACGAGACGTACAATTCTCTAATGTATGTCACACTTCTCTTTATTATTTACTTTGTCTAATTTCAAATAATTTAACCCTTAATGTTTCTCC
This is a stretch of genomic DNA from Malus domestica chromosome 02, GDT2T_hap1. It encodes these proteins:
- the LOC103426758 gene encoding 2-oxoglutarate-dependent dioxygenase DAO-like isoform X2 gives rise to the protein MGGGEEDCRTIPAIDLKKFPEAEEYRKLREASETWGCFRLVNHMIPPALMSEMISVVRSLLDLPMEIKKQNKEVIAGSGYLAPSKVNPIYESLGFHDLGSRQALDSFCSQLNASSYQREVIEKYAQAVCEQIVDIGQKLAESLGLADSDYLKGWPCQFRINKYTFTSESVGSLGLRSHTDSGFLTILQDDEIVGGLEVMDKSGAFVAVDPCPGTLVVNLGDVAHVIYCMEQWKVVQCEAQSTIPGGKNSSFDLFIPTWTG
- the LOC103426758 gene encoding 2-oxoglutarate-dependent dioxygenase DAO-like isoform X1 yields the protein MGGGEEDCRTIPAIDLKKFPEAEEYRKLREASETWGCFRLVNHMIPPALMSEMISVVRSLLDLPMEIKKQNKEVIAGSGYLAPSKVNPIYESLGFHDLGSRQALDSFCSQLNASSYQREVIEKYAQAVCEQIVDIGQKLAESLGLADSDYLKGWPCQFRINKYTFTSESVGSLGLRSHTDSGFLTILQDDEIVGGLEVMDKSGAFVAVDPCPGTLVVNLGDVAHAWSNGRLCNVKHRVQFREARIRVSISSFQRGPDEEAGVEAPPELVDSEHPRLYVPFTYEDYRKLRLSANLHAGEALPLVRNLS